The Synchiropus splendidus isolate RoL2022-P1 chromosome 8, RoL_Sspl_1.0, whole genome shotgun sequence nucleotide sequence AACAGATGATGTTACACTGGAAATTTGAGCGCAAACACAAACACGAGTGTTCCATTGTGTTGGGGTCAGTAGCGTGCGAGCAAGGAGGTCAGAAGTGCGTCACATCAAAAGATTTGGCTGCctgtaaaacacaaacacacaagcacaggatGACGCGAGCGAGAGCTCGGCGCGCACATGCAACCAGCAGGTACGACAGGCGTTGACACGCAGCATCCCGAGGGatcaacaaacaaaagacaagcaCATGGTTGGGGCTGTTAGAGGACGTCAAGCTTTCTTTGACAAATATGTCATAAACATGTTATTCAGTTATAGAACAGATATTTGATtggggattattattattattattattattattattattattggtataagaatatttgccaccagACGCCACATgttgatggagccatacatacatttaaacaacaaaatattgtttattttgcatcagtttgacaacagcacaataaatcaccatggtggctatattcaattttacatcaccttatttaaactaaagctcttttaatgtgctgaaaatgtttgtaaaagaattccaattttataagaatttcaagtccattcacagtagtggaaaccctggaacactgtgtagtgaaaaaccttcctgaaccaaagcaaacagatgcttttgtttgctttggttcagggattcctccaagtttgttattgttgttctcatcctagctgccacgtgtcttgtgcgtcagtgtggtcagtggagcaggaactcctgcactgacaaaggttccctgttgtctggagagaaaactgttagattaaattaaatttcattatttttttttgtatttaattaattgtaataatgttgtaattaatgaatgtaattaactcgttaaagtcccaccactattatcattattattatttatatagttgttgttgttaaggCTGTTATTGCTgttgcaattattattattataaggaaAATAACGACACCGTTTACCTGTTTACTGAGAAGCCTGTCGTAGCGAATGTCGGGAAAAGTGACCAAAAAAGAGTGAAAATAGAGCGATATTAGACATATTAAACTCCAAGTTTCAGTCCGTGCCAGTAAACGTTGTCAAACGCCGTCATTATTTCAAACGTTCTCGTTGAAATGAACGAGTGGTTGAACTGTGGTGTCTTGCGCCACCCTGTGGTAGGAGCGTAAAATCACCAGCGTCTCGTTGcttaattactttttttttaatcgccgAATTGCGAACTAAAATCGAAAACCAGTTTCGCAGTAATCGTTTGATCAAAGCGGACTCGTGTCAAACCTGGATCCATGCGGAAGCCGCTCGGTGGCGCTGTAGTTTTTGGCGGCCGTCTCTCCGCGCTGCTTccgggtgtgtgtgcgtgtcacgTGACAGGTGGCAGGGCATGCGGAGGTCGTGTTTACTGCTCTCATGGCTTTTCTGGGTTTGTGGACGCGGCGGCAGCTGCCCTGGGCGGCCTCCCGGTTTGTCCGGGTGGTGAGGCGAGTGCGTCCCCCCGCCGTGGGCCTGCACGGAGCCGGGCGTCTGCGGGCGGCAGAGAAGGGGCCGTGGGGGAAGATCCGGGCGGCGGAGCAGCAACAGTACCAGCTGGCGGACCTCGACAAGGCGGATGCTCTGGTGAGGAGTCACCGCGGCCTTAGCGAGCTGCGAGACGGACACGGCGTTATTGTCCGAATGTTCGAGCGGATCGTTCGATGTGTGCATCTGTGAGTGCGATTCTGGTGCCGTTGCGTTTGATTCGCCAGGTAAATAAGTCAGAGGTCTAAGGTTCAGTAGACACAACAGTCCGGTTTGTGTTTCTggtaatatttaatttcatctgtcttttttttttcatctatgcCCTTTAAAGATGTGGAATTATACTAAGACAGAATTGTGAAAGattgtttcactttttgtttttgcagatgCTGAGAAAGTCTCATGAAACAGGTATTTTGATTCGTCACTCGTCAGAAATGTTGATTTCTTCTTGTTTACAACGTGATCTGTAGAGTCAAAAAGATACAGTCATTTCCTGGTGGTGCATTGTCTCCGTGTGTCAGAGGTTAAAGTAAATCTCTGCTGTTCACTTAATATTCTTTTACATTGTGATGGAGTGTTTTCCGCAGGTGAACTCAGATTTCTGTCCAATAGAATGACGCTCTGGTTCTGTTTATCTTCACCTGTCTTCTGTCTTGACAGACTAGTCCTGCAAGAAACAAAAGTCCTGATTCATAAAGGAGTCCGGTGAAAACACTTCACAATAGAGAACTGCTTTCTAAGCTTGAGAGACGAGGCAGGAGATGTTCAGTCGAGGGGCGACGGCGTGCAGTGATATCGAGTGTTTTCATTAGTAGTTATCAGTTAATAAGTGAATTGCGTTACAATCTACCGCCAcccatttttttggggggtttgaCAAAGCTTCACAAACTAATCTGAAGACGTggcataatttaatttaatctcaGAAGCCTATTACCGTCGCGGTCTTCATTTAAATAAGCAGTTATCTTTTAATTAAAACTGGCTGATTTGGAAAATAGGAAGTTGTAAAAACTCAACTGCACTGATGTAAGTGAAAGACGACTTCTTGTCCAGTCGCCGACCAGTTTAAACGCCTCGGAACTCAAGACTTGGGACGGAGAATTCTGAGTTGACGTCATCATAACACATCTGTGTCGAATATTCAGTTCAAGTTAGATCGATGGATAGATGAGTAGACTGCCTTCAATCTTCCCACAGTTTTCTCTTTAAACTGGTGATAGTTTTTTAACTGatcataacatttatttatcttccACTTCCACCAGTTGTATCCTGTTTTCATCGAGCTCCAGCTACATCCTCAATCCTGCTTTTAACGTGGCGGCTACACCAGGGTTCGAGGTTAGGGTCCGTGCTGCACTGGTTATTGGGCAGGACTTTGCCATGTTAAATATATGCAAAGTATCTTgagaattaaaaaacaaaaaatacaacagTACAGACACACAGCCTGTTGCCACTGGCTGCAACTGGGGTTCATTTAAACTGGGCACATAAATCTTTCTTTTTGTGAGAAAATCACGGTGGGTTCCTACAACCAAAATGCtggaactgcttttttttttttgtcccagcCATTTCTGAAAATGGGTTGTACTGgaatatatggaaaaaaaaatcaaaataaaagcagttatGATCAGTTAAAAAGTCAATAATCAACTGGCGCCAGTTTAAGGGGAGAAATTGCTTCATTACTACTTTTTATTCACTGTTCAGCCTGCATCACCCGCTCACAAGGGGAAATAACGTCCACCTAAATGCGATTGATCCTTCTCGCTTTATTTCAGTATTGTAGCAGCAATTGCGTATTTGGGACACTGAGGGGCGCTGTGGCTGTAAACTGGAACGACAAGGCCGCGCGCACTGTGATAAAGGATCATGACTTCTATTTTAGTTGTCTGATAATTCTGATAAATAAATCCAGTAAAATTGGGGACAAGGTGCTGGAGACAAGCTAAAACACTAAATGATCCCGTGTAAGTTAAGTAAGTGCTTAGTTGTGAACCTTGTTTGATGTTTGATTTCActtgttcagtgtttttaaagtaAAGGTTCTGTTGCTGCAGGTTTCCTCTCGTGGTTCAGAAACGGTCTGCTGGCCACTGGCATCGGAGTCATCGCCTACGTTCAGAGCGAAGTTGGGCGAGAAGCAGGATATGGTACGGTGCTCTTTCACGATGAACTAGCACGCTCCCAGAGTTGGGAAGAGTCCAAGTAGAACCACTCTCTGTCCAGAGGTGGAGGccacggggcagacccaggacacgctgCCTCTCCCAGTCCCAGAGGAGTTTCTCGTAACTTGTTTACGCTGCTCCTCCAAACTGACTTTAGATGTATTTTGCAGCAAGATTTAATGAAGCGTTCAGAATGGATGATGGCCCAGGATCCCTGGTATCGACTGGAATCAGAAAGTGGACCTTGGAGAGCCACTCACCAGTCCAGCTGAACCTGATGCCTGTGCTTGCTGTCCTCCTGTGCTTCCAGCCTTCTTCATGCTCGGCGGCATCTGCGTGTCTTTCGG carries:
- the tmem160 gene encoding transmembrane protein 160, whose amino-acid sequence is MAFLGLWTRRQLPWAASRFVRVVRRVRPPAVGLHGAGRLRAAEKGPWGKIRAAEQQQYQLADLDKADALMLRKSHETGFLSWFRNGLLATGIGVIAYVQSEVGREAGYAFFMLGGICVSFGAASYVGSLFVLRRMMLLSVPALLLQGAVVGSAALFWLCAVSLYIGRLEVEIIHEDGMEEDDCEECQERRDHSGYSRRRRHQDEEEDDQGKASKK